One window of the Granulicella arctica genome contains the following:
- a CDS encoding cystathionine gamma-lyase, translating into MRDETKILRATLTPVKAGEPLHAGPVFAGPFHAPGDPTDTYSYARSHNPTWTALEAAIALLESGPGHEAQVRVFGSGMAACAAVFGAVLRPGDVVVLPSNAYFMARVLVQDYFVAMGVTLRMAPAGAAQAELMEGARLLWLETPSNPTMEICDIAALCEAAHEAGVLVAVDNTTATPLAQKPLSFGADFSVASDAKSMSGHSDLLLGHVAVKDAGLLAKIDRWRTMTGGIVGPMEAWLALRSLATLPLRLERSAANALALATFLDARREVESVLYPGLKTHPGHAIAAGQMRYFGPVLCFTLRDKAAAETFLTRAKLVTEATSFGGVTTTAERRARWGSDDVPGGFIRMSAGCEAIEDLLEDLEQALEAID; encoded by the coding sequence ATGCGCGATGAGACGAAGATACTTCGGGCGACTTTGACGCCGGTGAAGGCCGGCGAACCGCTTCACGCCGGACCGGTGTTTGCGGGACCGTTCCATGCGCCGGGCGACCCTACCGATACGTACAGCTATGCACGGTCGCACAATCCGACGTGGACGGCGCTCGAGGCTGCGATTGCACTGCTTGAGTCCGGGCCCGGACATGAGGCGCAAGTGCGGGTATTTGGCTCGGGAATGGCGGCTTGTGCGGCAGTGTTCGGCGCCGTGCTGCGGCCGGGCGACGTGGTGGTGCTTCCGTCGAATGCGTACTTTATGGCGCGGGTACTGGTGCAGGACTACTTTGTCGCGATGGGCGTGACGCTCCGGATGGCTCCCGCGGGAGCGGCTCAGGCTGAATTAATGGAGGGTGCGCGGCTATTGTGGCTTGAGACGCCGAGCAACCCAACGATGGAGATCTGCGATATTGCGGCGCTCTGCGAGGCAGCGCACGAGGCTGGCGTCCTGGTTGCGGTCGACAACACGACGGCAACGCCGCTGGCGCAGAAGCCGCTGAGCTTCGGTGCGGATTTTTCGGTGGCGTCCGATGCGAAGTCGATGTCCGGGCACAGCGACCTGCTGCTTGGTCATGTAGCGGTGAAGGATGCAGGGCTGCTGGCGAAGATCGACCGGTGGCGAACGATGACAGGCGGTATCGTTGGACCGATGGAAGCGTGGCTGGCGCTGCGGTCGCTGGCAACACTGCCGCTGCGGCTGGAGCGGTCGGCGGCCAATGCGCTGGCGCTGGCCACGTTTCTGGATGCACGGCGCGAGGTGGAGAGTGTCTTGTATCCGGGGCTGAAGACCCATCCGGGACATGCGATTGCGGCTGGGCAAATGCGGTACTTTGGGCCGGTGCTTTGCTTTACGCTGCGCGATAAGGCGGCAGCAGAGACCTTTCTGACGCGGGCGAAGCTGGTAACGGAGGCGACAAGCTTTGGCGGCGTAACGACGACGGCAGAGCGGCGGGCACGATGGGGTTCGGACGATGTTCCTGGAGGGTTTATCCGCATGAGCGCCGGATGTGAGGCGATTGAGGATCTGCTCGAAGATCTGGAGCAGGCGCTCGAGGCGATTGACTGA
- the thiL gene encoding thiamine-phosphate kinase: protein MKKQTRQVGELALIESIRREFAGRRSSVVRLGIGDDCAILRPPAGCEILITTDFSLEGRHFRRDWHSPESIGHRCLARGLSDLAAMGATPMAAFLSLALPLELRGTWTRRFLHGFRALADVHAVPLAGGDTAQSPAEMVVADIVLVGAAPAGRALRRSGARAGDLLYVSGALGGAAAELERMRTGKVRLIRTGSSKQHPQMFPEPRLAAGQSLLRKGLATACIDLSDGLSTDLAHLCLASGVGAEVDAARLPIHGLAAGLPNEEALRLALDGGEDYELLFTAPATMKMPRRIAGVAITAVGRIVSRRKGLTLTGDDGTRKPLRPGGWEHFKS from the coding sequence ATGAAGAAACAGACGCGACAGGTCGGGGAACTTGCACTGATCGAAAGCATTCGGCGGGAGTTTGCCGGACGACGTAGCTCCGTGGTGCGGCTCGGGATCGGAGACGATTGCGCCATTCTGAGACCACCTGCGGGCTGCGAGATCCTGATCACAACCGACTTTAGTCTTGAGGGACGGCACTTTCGGAGGGACTGGCATTCGCCAGAGTCAATCGGGCATCGCTGCCTCGCGAGGGGCCTGAGCGATCTGGCTGCGATGGGGGCGACCCCGATGGCTGCATTTCTGTCGCTTGCGCTGCCTCTGGAATTGCGGGGCACCTGGACTCGGCGATTTCTGCACGGCTTCCGTGCGCTGGCCGACGTTCATGCTGTCCCATTGGCAGGCGGAGATACGGCTCAGTCTCCAGCGGAGATGGTTGTTGCGGACATCGTGCTGGTCGGGGCTGCTCCTGCTGGACGAGCACTGCGGCGGAGTGGGGCGCGGGCAGGCGATCTGCTTTATGTGAGCGGAGCGCTAGGCGGGGCGGCTGCGGAATTGGAACGGATGCGAACTGGTAAGGTTCGCCTGATTCGGACGGGATCTTCGAAGCAACATCCGCAGATGTTTCCGGAGCCTCGGCTTGCTGCGGGGCAGTCTCTGCTGAGGAAGGGGCTGGCGACAGCTTGTATTGATTTGAGCGACGGACTATCGACCGATCTGGCTCATCTTTGCCTGGCATCCGGCGTCGGTGCGGAGGTCGACGCGGCGAGACTGCCGATTCATGGCCTGGCGGCAGGTCTCCCGAACGAGGAGGCTTTGCGACTTGCGCTCGATGGCGGCGAGGATTACGAGTTGCTATTCACGGCTCCGGCAACGATGAAGATGCCGCGTCGGATTGCCGGAGTGGCGATCACTGCTGTCGGACGAATTGTCAGCAGGCGAAAGGGTTTGACTTTGACTGGCGATGATGGGACCAGAAAGCCGCTGCGACCTGGCGGCTGGGAGCACTTCAAGAGTTAG
- a CDS encoding M23 family metallopeptidase: MSLKKRHYILFVTRDSDGSLRKVPVPLYYAYVFVAVAGIGLFSIAGLAGSYSRMLIKTSHFNDLRRDHDSLRKDYASLQKQEHEMTVQAASLGSLASEVSALYGLTTSKLAIPMGKLTSRQKSAKVEAAVTAPLAGTTGSFNDESYFKSLDSFYALRTSAMSGIAARGFSNAIGVPNSLGGISGFNDLDAGSEGPSIWPVIGPITSSFGQREDPVLGNGEGEFHPGIDIGAPNGTPIIATADGVVRSAEMANGYGREVIIDHGHGIATLFGHMSAFAVMAGQNVTRGQVIGYVGHSGRTTGAHLHYEVRIRNTPINPHKYLRMTLAEASSNVHTGS, from the coding sequence TTGAGTCTCAAGAAGCGCCATTACATTCTCTTCGTCACGCGCGATTCTGACGGCAGCCTCCGTAAGGTTCCAGTCCCGCTCTACTACGCCTACGTGTTTGTGGCGGTCGCTGGCATTGGTCTTTTCAGCATTGCCGGCCTGGCTGGCTCGTACTCGCGCATGCTCATCAAGACTTCGCATTTCAACGACTTACGCCGTGATCACGACTCGCTCCGCAAGGATTACGCTTCGCTCCAGAAGCAGGAGCACGAGATGACCGTTCAGGCCGCCTCGCTCGGTTCGCTCGCCAGCGAAGTCTCCGCCCTCTACGGCCTCACAACCAGCAAGCTCGCGATCCCGATGGGCAAGCTGACTTCGCGTCAGAAGAGCGCCAAGGTGGAGGCAGCGGTGACGGCTCCTCTTGCCGGCACGACCGGGAGCTTCAACGATGAGAGCTACTTCAAGTCGCTGGACTCCTTCTACGCTCTGCGCACCTCCGCGATGAGCGGCATTGCAGCACGCGGCTTCTCAAATGCTATCGGCGTCCCGAACAGCCTCGGCGGTATCTCAGGCTTCAACGATCTGGATGCGGGCTCAGAAGGTCCATCCATCTGGCCGGTCATCGGGCCGATCACGAGCAGCTTTGGCCAGCGTGAAGACCCCGTTCTCGGTAACGGCGAAGGTGAGTTCCACCCCGGTATCGACATCGGCGCTCCAAACGGCACACCCATTATCGCCACAGCAGACGGCGTAGTTCGCTCCGCTGAGATGGCGAACGGCTACGGTCGCGAGGTCATCATCGACCACGGCCATGGCATAGCAACCCTCTTCGGACACATGTCCGCCTTTGCGGTAATGGCGGGTCAGAACGTTACCCGCGGTCAGGTCATCGGCTACGTTGGTCACAGCGGCCGCACGACGGGTGCGCATCTTCACTACGAAGTGCGTATCCGCAATACGCCGATCAATCCGCACAAGTATCTTCGGATGACCCTCGCAGAGGCTAGCAGCAACGTGCACACCGGCTCCTAG
- a CDS encoding PQQ-dependent sugar dehydrogenase has protein sequence MTFHSRRLPVPTLLTVLPLLVFAAPVVQAQTASTAQTITGQAAFADYTQQKPGVRRKITVADLPEPQEDESVDNGPSLVPRPDGAMPVAPAGFKVEMYADGFKEPRLMRTAPNGDIFLADSHGDKIWVLRGVGADGKAEKVSTFATGLSLPFGIAFYPAGPNPKWVYVGNTDSVVRFPYKSGDLAATGAAEKVVAQLPGFAQLRGGGHWTRDIVFSPDQKKMLVSVGSGSNADDPDTHPNEFHRADVLEFTPEGKFVKVYASGIRNCVGEAINPTTGQLWCSTNERDRLGNNLVPDYITSVKEDGFYGWPWYYMGQHQDPRLAGKHPELKSKVITPDVLVQPHMASLELAFYEGKQFPSSYMGDGFAAEHGSWNRARRGGYEVIRVPMKNGHATGEYEDFLTGFVTADGGVWGRPVGVTVARDGSLFVSDDGSKIIWHVSYVGGGPTSAKGE, from the coding sequence ATGACATTCCACTCTCGAAGACTGCCCGTTCCCACTTTGCTCACAGTGCTTCCCCTCTTGGTGTTTGCTGCGCCTGTTGTTCAAGCTCAGACGGCTTCGACCGCTCAGACAATCACAGGTCAGGCGGCGTTTGCGGACTACACCCAGCAGAAGCCAGGAGTTCGACGCAAGATCACTGTGGCCGATCTGCCGGAGCCACAAGAGGATGAGTCGGTCGATAACGGCCCGAGCCTCGTTCCTCGGCCCGATGGCGCGATGCCAGTTGCTCCCGCAGGCTTCAAGGTGGAGATGTACGCCGATGGTTTTAAGGAACCTCGCCTGATGCGAACGGCACCCAACGGCGACATCTTTCTGGCAGACTCGCACGGCGACAAGATCTGGGTGTTACGCGGCGTCGGTGCTGACGGTAAGGCGGAGAAGGTCTCAACCTTTGCTACTGGATTGAGCCTGCCGTTCGGCATCGCTTTCTATCCTGCTGGCCCAAATCCGAAGTGGGTTTATGTCGGCAACACGGACTCTGTCGTCCGCTTCCCCTATAAGTCCGGCGATCTGGCAGCTACGGGTGCGGCGGAAAAGGTTGTGGCACAGTTGCCGGGCTTTGCGCAGCTACGCGGCGGCGGCCATTGGACGCGCGATATCGTCTTCTCGCCTGACCAGAAGAAGATGCTGGTTTCGGTCGGATCTGGCTCAAACGCCGACGACCCCGACACGCATCCGAACGAGTTCCATCGAGCCGACGTGTTGGAATTTACGCCCGAAGGCAAATTCGTCAAGGTGTATGCGAGTGGCATCCGGAACTGTGTCGGTGAAGCGATCAACCCGACCACTGGTCAGCTTTGGTGCTCGACCAATGAGCGCGATCGACTCGGCAACAACCTGGTTCCGGACTACATTACAAGCGTAAAGGAAGATGGGTTTTACGGATGGCCTTGGTATTACATGGGACAGCACCAGGATCCGCGGCTGGCTGGCAAGCATCCTGAGTTGAAGTCGAAGGTGATCACGCCGGACGTGCTGGTGCAGCCGCACATGGCATCGCTCGAACTGGCGTTCTACGAGGGCAAGCAGTTCCCGTCCAGCTACATGGGGGATGGTTTTGCGGCGGAGCATGGCAGCTGGAATCGCGCACGTCGCGGAGGCTATGAGGTCATTCGCGTTCCGATGAAAAACGGCCACGCGACGGGTGAGTATGAGGACTTTCTGACCGGCTTTGTAACAGCAGATGGCGGCGTCTGGGGTCGACCCGTGGGCGTGACGGTCGCCAGGGATGGCTCGCTGTTCGTATCGGATGATGGCTCGAAGATCATCTGGCACGTGAGCTACGTAGGCGGCGGACCCACTTCAGCTAAGGGTGAATAA
- a CDS encoding two-component system sensor histidine kinase NtrB codes for MTQEIGIKATNEPTADQAGFGTGLGILVEDSTNQRLIESLSLQLDLVPSLLNLVSPGATNFQSFEMIITDEKFAKQIRSALRTEEAQADGLNPAIIVVRSRSTESSDRGRAGDGEQHDGVLILPQDPAAALAQLSLFLYAHRAFARRYQSALDELHLNRRIFRSVTNGITVADATLPDVPLTYVNPAFEVMTGYSLEDVQGKNCRFLQGGETQQPGLSLIREAMKEQREVVAVIKNFRKDGSPFWNELSISPIRNRDGELTHFVGIQMDVTARVEFEAALRESEKLAAVGRLAASIAHEINNPLESVMNLLYLAEHSNGIDETRSFLGQADKELQRVALITSQSLRFYKQSTNPQAIRASELLHSVVDLYQSKLDSAHVTVEWRERRTQSIMCLESEIRQVLSNLIRNAIDAMYGTGGKLRIRTREATNTRSGLCGVLITIADTGSGISRDTMKQLGKAFFTTKGINGTGLGLWVSTEIIVRHGGRLRVRSSQEKGNSWTVFQLFLPYQGLTP; via the coding sequence ATGACTCAAGAGATTGGCATAAAAGCCACCAATGAGCCGACCGCCGACCAGGCGGGCTTTGGGACAGGACTAGGCATTCTGGTAGAGGATTCCACGAATCAGAGGCTCATCGAGAGCCTATCCTTACAGCTTGACCTGGTTCCAAGCCTGCTCAATTTAGTCTCCCCGGGAGCGACTAACTTTCAAAGTTTTGAAATGATCATCACGGACGAAAAGTTCGCAAAGCAGATCCGATCTGCTTTGCGGACAGAGGAGGCGCAGGCCGACGGACTAAATCCTGCGATCATCGTTGTTCGATCGAGAAGCACTGAGTCTTCTGACCGTGGGCGGGCAGGCGACGGAGAACAGCACGACGGAGTTTTGATTCTTCCGCAGGATCCGGCTGCAGCACTGGCGCAACTCAGCCTTTTTCTCTACGCGCATCGCGCCTTTGCTCGTCGCTACCAGTCGGCACTTGATGAGTTGCATCTGAACCGGAGAATCTTCCGGTCTGTGACGAATGGGATCACAGTCGCAGATGCCACGCTTCCAGATGTCCCACTAACTTACGTCAATCCTGCCTTTGAGGTGATGACGGGCTACAGCCTGGAGGACGTTCAAGGAAAGAATTGCCGCTTCCTCCAAGGTGGCGAGACGCAGCAACCTGGCTTATCGCTTATCCGCGAGGCGATGAAGGAGCAACGAGAGGTTGTTGCAGTCATAAAAAATTTTCGCAAGGATGGCAGCCCGTTCTGGAACGAGTTGTCCATCTCGCCAATCCGTAATCGCGATGGCGAGTTGACTCACTTTGTCGGCATCCAGATGGACGTTACGGCTCGGGTGGAGTTTGAAGCGGCACTGCGCGAGAGTGAGAAGCTTGCGGCAGTTGGACGTCTCGCAGCCTCCATTGCGCATGAAATCAACAACCCCCTTGAATCGGTAATGAATTTGCTCTATCTAGCAGAGCACTCGAACGGCATTGACGAGACGCGATCGTTTCTTGGCCAGGCAGACAAGGAATTGCAGCGGGTCGCGCTGATCACGTCGCAGTCGCTGCGCTTCTACAAGCAATCGACAAATCCGCAGGCGATACGCGCCAGTGAACTACTTCACTCAGTCGTTGATCTGTACCAAAGCAAGCTGGACAGTGCCCACGTAACGGTCGAATGGCGGGAACGGAGAACGCAGTCCATTATGTGCCTTGAGAGCGAGATCAGGCAGGTCCTGAGCAATCTCATTAGAAATGCCATTGACGCCATGTACGGTACAGGTGGCAAGCTCCGCATCAGGACGCGAGAAGCTACGAACACGCGTTCCGGACTATGCGGCGTTCTGATAACGATTGCCGATACTGGCAGCGGAATCAGTCGGGACACGATGAAGCAGCTAGGCAAGGCGTTCTTCACTACAAAAGGCATCAACGGAACCGGCCTGGGGTTGTGGGTAAGTACCGAGATCATCGTCCGACACGGCGGGCGGTTGCGGGTGCGGAGTAGCCAGGAGAAGGGCAATAGCTGGACGGTATTTCAGTTATTCCTTCCATACCAGGGCTTGACGCCGTAG
- the tuf gene encoding elongation factor Tu, whose translation MGKEKFDRSKPHVNIGTIGHIDHGKTTLTAAITKVLSKHNPKNTFRSFDTIDNAPEERERGITIATSHVEYETPNRHYAHVDCPGHADYIKNMITGAAQMDGAILVVAATDGPMPQTKEHVLLARQVGVPFIVVFLNKCDAVEDEELIELVEMEVRELLSKYDYPGDDTPIIRGSALGALNGEAQWELKVDELMAAVDAFIPQPERAVDLPFLMPIEDIFSISGRGTVVTGRIERGKIKVGEPCEIVGFRETRATVCTGVEMFKKQLDEGLAGDNAGLLLRGIAKEDVERGMVLAKIGSIKPHTQFKGEIYVLSKEEGGRHTPFFNGYRPQFYFRTTDVTGSAKLPEGTEMVMPGDNTQLEITLHTPVAMEKGLRFAIREGGRTVGAGTISEIIK comes from the coding sequence ATGGGCAAGGAAAAGTTTGACCGGTCGAAGCCGCACGTAAACATTGGGACGATTGGTCACATTGATCATGGCAAGACGACGCTGACGGCGGCGATCACGAAGGTGTTGTCGAAGCATAATCCGAAGAACACGTTCCGTTCGTTTGACACGATTGACAACGCACCGGAAGAGCGCGAGCGCGGTATTACGATTGCGACGTCGCACGTGGAGTATGAGACGCCGAACCGGCACTACGCGCACGTGGATTGCCCGGGTCACGCGGATTACATCAAGAACATGATCACGGGCGCAGCGCAGATGGACGGCGCGATCCTGGTGGTTGCAGCGACCGACGGCCCGATGCCCCAGACCAAGGAGCATGTGCTCCTGGCCCGCCAGGTGGGCGTCCCGTTCATCGTGGTGTTCCTGAACAAGTGCGATGCGGTTGAGGACGAAGAGCTGATCGAGCTGGTCGAGATGGAGGTCCGTGAGCTCCTGTCGAAGTACGACTACCCGGGCGACGACACCCCGATCATCCGCGGCTCCGCCCTGGGCGCGCTGAATGGCGAAGCCCAGTGGGAGCTCAAGGTGGACGAGTTGATGGCGGCTGTCGATGCGTTCATCCCGCAGCCGGAGCGCGCTGTGGATCTTCCGTTCCTGATGCCGATCGAGGATATCTTCTCGATCTCGGGTCGTGGCACGGTGGTGACGGGCCGTATCGAGCGTGGCAAGATCAAGGTGGGCGAGCCCTGCGAGATCGTCGGCTTCCGCGAGACGCGTGCAACGGTCTGTACGGGCGTGGAGATGTTCAAGAAGCAGCTGGATGAGGGTCTGGCCGGCGACAATGCCGGTCTCCTGCTCCGCGGCATCGCAAAGGAAGATGTGGAGCGCGGCATGGTGCTGGCGAAGATCGGTTCGATCAAGCCGCACACGCAGTTCAAGGGCGAGATCTACGTCCTGAGCAAGGAAGAGGGCGGCCGTCACACGCCGTTCTTCAACGGCTACCGCCCACAGTTCTACTTCCGCACCACGGACGTGACCGGATCGGCGAAGCTGCCGGAGGGCACCGAGATGGTGATGCCGGGCGATAACACGCAACTCGAGATCACGCTGCACACCCCCGTCGCGATGGAAAAGGGACTTCGGTTCGCCATCCGCGAAGGCGGACGCACCGTCGGAGCCGGTACCATCTCCGAAATCATCAAGTAA
- the rpmG gene encoding 50S ribosomal protein L33: MREIITLQCPECKNRNYSTTKNKKTTTGRLEFSKFCNTCRKHTDHKETK, from the coding sequence ATGCGCGAAATTATTACATTGCAGTGCCCCGAGTGCAAAAACAGGAACTACTCGACGACGAAGAACAAGAAGACCACCACTGGCCGCCTTGAGTTCTCGAAGTTTTGCAACACCTGCCGCAAGCACACGGATCACAAGGAAACGAAGTAA
- the secE gene encoding preprotein translocase subunit SecE, translating to MAKAIAVADEQNTGMQRFKAQPEKLVSFLKDVRSEMRKVVSPTRAEVQSTTIIVLVTVFLFAAYFWLVDNIIGRGIEALLHKLSTH from the coding sequence ATGGCGAAGGCGATAGCAGTAGCGGACGAGCAGAATACCGGAATGCAGCGCTTCAAAGCGCAGCCAGAAAAGCTGGTCTCCTTTCTCAAGGATGTCCGCAGCGAGATGCGCAAGGTGGTCTCCCCGACACGCGCCGAAGTCCAGTCGACGACCATCATCGTTCTCGTCACGGTCTTCCTCTTTGCTGCATACTTCTGGCTCGTGGATAACATCATCGGACGCGGTATCGAAGCGCTCCTCCACAAGCTCAGCACCCACTAG
- the nusG gene encoding transcription termination/antitermination protein NusG yields the protein MAAEEQNPEELNPEGAEPTETLAPPVNENFKWYIIHAYSGFERKVRESLESRIQAFGLQNRIGRIMIPTEPVTELRNGKKYTIERVFLPGYVLVEMELDNDLWHVIKNTPRVTGFLGTGDNPVALSEQEVSSILFRSDVSKDKPSMKVKFSKGEQVRINEGAFANFNGAVDDVNEDKQTLKVMVSIFGRPTPVELTFSEVEKLEE from the coding sequence ATGGCGGCAGAAGAGCAGAATCCGGAAGAGCTGAATCCCGAAGGCGCAGAGCCCACCGAGACGCTTGCCCCACCGGTTAACGAGAATTTCAAGTGGTACATCATCCATGCCTACTCCGGCTTTGAGCGTAAAGTCCGTGAGTCGCTTGAGAGCCGCATTCAGGCCTTTGGTCTGCAGAACCGCATCGGCCGCATCATGATTCCGACCGAGCCGGTAACCGAGCTTCGCAACGGGAAGAAGTACACCATTGAGCGTGTCTTCCTCCCTGGCTATGTCCTTGTCGAGATGGAACTCGACAACGATCTCTGGCATGTCATTAAGAACACGCCCCGCGTCACTGGGTTCCTAGGAACCGGCGACAATCCGGTCGCGCTGTCCGAGCAGGAAGTAAGCTCCATCCTCTTCCGTTCTGACGTCTCGAAGGACAAACCTTCGATGAAGGTCAAGTTTTCCAAGGGAGAGCAGGTCCGCATCAACGAGGGTGCTTTCGCCAACTTCAACGGTGCCGTCGACGATGTCAACGAAGACAAGCAAACCCTCAAGGTTATGGTCAGTATCTTCGGTCGTCCTACGCCCGTCGAACTCACCTTCTCCGAGGTCGAGAAGCTCGAAGAGTAG
- the rplK gene encoding 50S ribosomal protein L11 codes for MAPKKITGYVKLQIMAGKATPAPPVGPALGQAQVNIMEFCKQFNERTKAPDMAGLTIPVVITVYADRTFSFITKTPPAAVLLLKAAGIPKGSGTPNKEKLGKVTEKQIIEIATQKMPDLNSTTVEAAAKSIRGTARSMGIEVVA; via the coding sequence ATGGCACCGAAGAAAATCACTGGATACGTCAAGCTTCAGATCATGGCCGGCAAGGCCACTCCTGCTCCCCCGGTCGGCCCCGCGCTCGGCCAGGCTCAGGTCAACATCATGGAGTTCTGCAAGCAGTTCAACGAGCGCACCAAGGCTCCTGACATGGCCGGACTCACCATCCCCGTCGTCATCACTGTCTATGCAGATCGCACCTTCTCCTTCATCACCAAGACGCCTCCTGCGGCTGTCCTCCTGCTCAAGGCAGCCGGCATCCCCAAGGGCTCCGGCACTCCCAACAAGGAGAAGCTCGGCAAGGTAACGGAGAAGCAGATCATCGAGATCGCGACCCAGAAGATGCCCGACCTGAATTCGACCACCGTCGAAGCTGCAGCGAAGAGCATCCGCGGCACCGCCCGCTCCATGGGTATCGAAGTAGTAGCCTAG